From the Oryzias melastigma strain HK-1 linkage group LG13, ASM292280v2, whole genome shotgun sequence genome, the window GACATGTCATTTTCTACAcaatttccattatttttatcCTAAACAAAACATGGATGTTTCAGAAATTAAACCACCAGTTGAGTGTTATATGTATGTGCGTCCAGAAGGGCCGTTTGTTACTGGGAAGAAAGGATTTTTTAGATTGTCATAATGGAATAGCACCGTATCCCTAAAACCTGCAATCTCAACCTCCTTTTCCCCATCTCTGTCTTGCTGTGTGCCTAATAGGGAAGAGTTAATTAAACCACAAGTCATTACCTCAGCAGGACCGGGCTACAGAAAGGCAGCAAGAACAAATGTGCTGTACAATTTCAAACTGACATTTACCTGGCAGTTTTAGCATATAGTGCTCAGCTGGCAGTCACTTTTAAATGTGCATACCTAATTCCTGCTGCTACTGTTCACTGCTTGAACACAATATGCAGCATTAAATGAAAAACCTCCCTGACCGATAGGGTGTAAAAACAGAGACAAGATGGGcatgtaattttaaaagaatagtAAGGATGGCAAACGTATGTCATCAGACTATCAATCTACACAATCAGATGTGACTTGGTTGTTACAAAGTAGCCCCAGAAGCTGTCACTGCACCACACAGAGAAGACTAGTAAGGCAAAACTGCCCCCTTCACCAGTTGTCAGATATGAAAGCTTGCCTTTACCTGCTGTGTTTCGAATGCTTCTGTAGCATATTAAACAGATTAATAGAACAATGCTCCAGGGAGACAGCCTGCCAATCtcagctaaaaacacaaaagcagaaaattaaaaaaggccCATGGCTGAACTCCAGCACTGATGAAAAAGAGAGCAGAGAAAGCCCTACAgttactaaatatttattgtggAACACATACATATTGCACAAACACCACCATAGTGATGGCTGATGTGACAATAAGAATAACTTAGAAATTATCCAATATTTTAGAGGCAACTTGaatgttttgtttcctttatgCTTCTCTCTCTTGATCAGCTATAGttagtaaaatacaaaaacatattcTTACACAATGGGAGGACTGTTTTCAGACAAGATACGCTTTAGTTCTTATATAAATGTCTCACTGCTTGGTATATCGAAAAAGAGGTGCGTAAAATTCCAGTAAGCCCccttcctttctttttattgtctCAGTCAGCTCACAATGTGTGGAAGCCGGTGATTCTTACGTTAGATTTCGGTATCAGTCCGTGGAGCCACGTTTCAGTGAAACACATGACAATGGCCTCTCGGTACTCCCACTGGGTCCGTGCGAGCACTTCCAGCTTGTCCATCTTATTTGCCTGGGAACACTGCAGCTCTTATGGGAATTGGGGCTTCTCTCCGACGGCGAAGGATGGTGGTTTTAGAGCCAGCAGCTGATCGCGAGTATAAACAATAGCGGGAGTCTTCTCGGCGTGGATGCAGAGGGCCGTGAGTAAccacaaagagaagaaaaaagtattcaaaCCTCTGAAACATGTTGGTAATATGCTTAGCTGGTTGAAGAAGTGATTATAAACAGACCAAGAATGAGAGTAGATGTACATGAGCACAACTACActaaaaagttggaaaaatatGGGAAGACGCCAGGAGCCGCAACTTCTAGCAGTGTTTagccaaagttaaaaaaaaaaaaaaaagctgtcgTTTTTAAGACatgagttcatcagaaacttgCCTCTaggggtgcccaaagtggggccaTGCGGGCAAATCTGGCCCACCtaaagttatcttttggcccgccAACTGTGGCTGTGGAAGTCGTGTGTGTTTTGCAGCCAAGCGCGTTGTCCGCAACACATTTGGACAAGCGCTCTTTGAATTACCGTAATTCCTGAACGGTTTGctccattttaaaaatttaaaaattccaTCAGTTTCTGATAGCTGAGACATTGGGCTTTCTTTTCAATATCTGGACATCACGGTAATTTTACCCAGAAGCCCgtgcaaagctgctttgttTACCAGTGAGACAGACGGAGCGGTGGAGAGATACAGAGAGCGGAGCGgtcaaaaagagtttttataacggcgaaaacaacaagaaaaatgtctgaaagacgACCATTGTGGGAAATATAACCTTCATGGGACCGAAGGAGTCATTTCTGGTGAGAAATGAGCTGAGTTAGCTTATGTTTTTTACTCATGAATTATAAGTTATCTTATAAAATAagcatatatttatgtttgttcagGAAATAAACatcacaataaatgaaaactatttttcttcaagtttccTGTGAGAGTCTGTGAGCTGGAGCTGATGCTGCTGGAGGACCAAACGTGAGGAGGATGGAGACTGGTGAGGAGGTCAGGGACCAAAGCTGCTCACCACATCAACAAAGATGCAGAAACTGACGATGGAGATCCTCTTCCACTGAGGTTCAACCCCAGACACATCCCAGGAGTCCAAACATCTCTAAATGCAGGAAAACCATCAGCAGGTGAAATCTTTCCCACTGATGCTGCAGAATCTGCATCAAGAACTCTCTCTGGAAGTGTGGGACTTGTGACTGTCACTGGCAGCATCACCAAAACCTTTGAGGAGCCAAAGCAGACAGAActgccaaataaataaatatgttagaccatattctttattttctccttctaTTTCGTGATGTGAAAATTTTTGTATTTGGCCCGTGGACCAgaatcccatttagattttggcccttagAGCggaaaagtttgggcacccctggtcTAGGCTGAGGGCAGGACTGTTTGAGGAGAAGTCCTCCTACACTGacatcccatcatctctttgtttacactctcttccactagattacagcccctcacaacttcAAGCTTACATTAGTGTTCAAAAgaaatatcatttctatccagccatacagtttagatcaagattccagctcagacgaggaaaacaaagacgttcatggatctatttgtccgacagtggatgaatcagaattgGAGCAAGTAAGAAGACTTTGACCTGGCCATGCCAGtagctgcatcacaaacctaaactttttcaaaccgcaggtTTTTCTCTGATCCTGATCCTACATGATTTGAATaacgaaatactcagaaatgcagttttaacttttaaaagggtcataccatgaaaaaacaactttttgagcttttaagtgtattaaattgttcattcctcactataaagaaccccaaagcagtattttgattcacgcatttctgagtaatcctctaaaacctgTGCTCTGAGTAATGGCTCctccatacccacgaaaacgagcaggtcctcacgatctgatgtcacagagtgagagtGCCTCTTTcaagaagagtctgctctgacagctctaacacaacactcaatttctccacagagctagtggtgatcagcaaaaaaactttcattttagatacaGAATACTGTATGTCTTCCAGTTGCGTCCTGTCTTCACAAATTCAGCTCAAACGGGCATTCATTACTTTAGATGCAGGGCTCCTTAAAGGCACACCCCTCAAGAAAAATCAAggtatggctcctttaaattcttttgaatatgtcctccatcatgaaagaAAGGCCACCaggcattttaaaaacaccattttcattgggaTGGTTCTTTAAATGCATAATTGACCTAATAACCTTTGACCACCTTCCCAGTTTTCTGGCCTCTATGCCCCCCCCTAAAAATTTCTCTAGGCATCTCTAAAGGAGATGAGAATCAATTGTGTTCCTCTTCAGCACCACAAAGGAATGTCCTAAGTCATTGCAAGAGGATCTCTCTTAACATGCAGAACTGAGCAGGCTTTTTGAAGGCTTAATGTGTCAATAGTTGGAGCTCATAAAGAACACAATCCACAGGTTTTCTGGGCTGCTGTCTTCAACAACCTTGCTCCAAGTCATCAAGACATGGTGAGATTCCAGTTGAAGTTCACACTGAGGTTTTTGCATGATGTGCTAACTTACATGTTGGAAAAGCAAGCAGGAAAATGCTTTGCTCCAAAAATCCCATTACTGAAGTGTGTGCAGGATCTCTGTCATGAtcagataaaaaacatttatgaattaaaaaaaagaaaaaaagaaacagcaatATTAAGGTCCTGAGTACAATCATCTAATATTTATTGTAGTTAAATGACTGAATCACCTGCTGAAACTGaactttgtattttctaaaGTTTGATTTAGTATCAGTAACTAAATGTCCATATATTAGGGCTGTAGATCAGTACTTAGGTGGCAAACTCCTTCAATTCCCAAATCCAGATCAACACATcttcaaaattatatttcacaattttactaaattcttttttcatatttcctaCCTTCTTTGTGGCAAGGttcagcatttttcttctgctgatGACAGTTTGCTTTTCAGTTCTCAGTTCCATTTTGCGTTGTGCAGGTCAGCTGTCACTCCTGGACGGTTCCCCCTGCTGCTCTCTGTGGAGGAgttcacagctgcctgcactttgtAATTAAGACTATTTAGGTTGCAGCCTTTCAGTTCTCTGTGTTGGTGCGTCCCTGTTAGGACCATGAGTTTACTGTTTTAGCTGACAATCAGGATTGTGAGTCTTTGGTTTTTCTTAGTCCTTAGTTTTTTGTCCTTTTGCAGTTTTCCCTCTTGTGAggtgttttttgttaattaaaatacGTCTGCTGCATTTCCGAGTCCAAGCCTGATTCTTTCTGCACCTGGGCTCTTGTCCCTCCAGCCGTCACAGCTGAAGCAAAATTATAGAACTTTCGTGAAGGGCTCTTTATTTTCCAAGTCTCagatttgattgttttcaaTAATGTTCATGATCAGCAATGATGTTTCATGATCTATTTTTGTATGACATGACATGCAGCACAACAGAGTAAAAATGTCACCTTACAGAAAAAAGCTCCAAtcacataaaacacaaatgaagtGATTCAGCtacaaaaaagctttaataaatTAGGTACAAAACAAAAGGCACTTCATAATTTTTCAAGTATAGGAGGAGCATCTTCAACTCAGGAGAACAGATAATATTTAAGGCTTTTAAAGCATATCACTGTAGAGAAAAATTGTggtaaattcacatttttgtcaaatgttttaaaaattatatcaTATACATAACATTTGTTAATAACATTCCATACTGagataaaaactgcaaataattAACACATTTGCCACAGATACAACTGATGCACAACTACTTCTCTGGTTTCCCTAAAACTGGAATTTATGATAATGTTCCcttgaaaatgtacttttcaaAAGAGGCTGTTTGACCCAGCAGAGGTTTTTACATTGTTTCCAGACAACTTCCCACAACAAACCTAGATATTTAGAAATGTTACTCAGCAAACATAACGAATCACAAAAGAAGCCTGAAAACAGCCTGAAGTCTTCACTTCGTTTCTGCATTAGGGCCATTGATTGTAAAAGTACAAACTGGACATgagtgttgaggtcccccataggaaacgCATTACCTTCGGCCCTCCTAAAATCAGACTAGAGCCTTCGCTGTCACTTCCTATGTCTACCACTACATTACAACTGATTGCTGCCCCTCGACAGTGATtcgtccgagtcggtctgagtcacgtttttaaagGAGCTGCAGTCGtaaatcaggagtaagcttgttcCGGCTGGTTTGAAGGCGACACTCCTCCCACTGAAAGCTGCTGGgggaaatctgtcaatcaaacgttcgagGCGGAGCCAGCGGGCACCatatgcttttactgaggcatctgattggtagtttataacttgaatttatttatttatttgacatttaaatcaaGAATAGGATAACTGGcggtaaagaaaaaatatctttaaaacaaattaggATCAGAAAGAACgtgttaagaagaatgtatcagaccAAGAATGACTactaaaatgactgagaaataactttatttctcaatggaacCCAATGTGACTTTGGCCTTCTCgcaaccagcgggtacttcctatttgaaagacaaaaacggAGTGGTTGTTCGgtccagttcctacttatacagtcaatgattagGGCTCACTCTAGAGCGAAAGCCTGTGAACCTTTCACTCACTTCCCACAGCTTCTTGGCCAACGAATCGTCACGCCCTTTGACTCCCATGTGCTGAACCCCACAGTTGGAGAAATATCGTCCACTGAAAGACTCGATGCCATCCTGAAGGGAACAGTGCAGGGTTGTCTGCGATCCTCCATCAGTATCCAGAAAAAAGAGCTTGGCAATGGGTATCATAAGCAACTGCTGCCACCAGCTAATATTCCGACACAGCTCTGTGTAAACGACTCCTGGGATTCAAAAAAGCATCAGAACATTTCTATTATAAACTCAACcgtagacaatattttcacatgtgctcaattgtaaaaaaaaaaatcaaatcaaataaaaagttacTGACCTGGGTGCAGTGTGAAGCAGGTGACACCAGTTCCCTCAAGGTGATTTGCAAGCTCTCTGGTAAAAAGTACATTGCAGAGTTTACTATTACAATAAGCTTGAAAGTTTTGCCAAGTGGACTGACCAGACACTAAATCTTTTGTGGACTCcagtaaagaaaaatcaatacgTCCAAGGTGGTGAAGAAGAGAAGACACCGTGACAACTCTGCTGGGACTACATTGCTTCAGCCGCTCCAAAAGGAGGTTGGTCAGTAGAAAGTGACCTAAGTGGTTAACTCCGAATGCCATGCCAAAGCCATCCCCAGTGCGGCCTGGACCCATCATACCTGAAAGGTTACATTTAtgaacacacatgtacacataTCGGCAAACACTAAGGAAAGTGAGGTTATTGGGCCTGCTGGCAGCCTCACCTGCATTGTTAATCAGGATGTCCAGTCTAGGTTCCGTTTTCAGAAAGGTTTCAGCAAAACTGCGAACAGATTTGAAACTGGCTAGATCCATGGGCATGAAAACCACTTGGCTGTTTCCACTTTCCTGAAAAACACAAGTTCTGGATCAGTCCGGGTGTGATACTCCCATCTGTGATATCCAACTAAAGTTGACAGTTGAAAACAagctccaaaaatgttttttaataatctgaTTTTTCAAAGTCAGCACCACTTTTGACATTCCTTTACCTGTTGAGTGtcgttacatttttgttacatgCCATCTTATATTCATCTTCTATTGCATACACATGTCCAATAGAAGGGAGCCAGATccagccctccgggtaatttattttttgttattaacggcccgatgttatcttgcgcttagttctaacttgtataattttgacaaaatgtatttatatagagtaaattattgaaagttatttaacttagagttgatttattctggaataatattcttacTCCCACGAGTGTGGAGAAGAGGTTTTACCAGTGCACAGGAGTAGAGGAGCGGGCGTGAAGACTGTCCAGCACCCACGGAATGCTCCTTGCgtgcgtggagtttgatatatgCTTGTGGGGGACTTTTGCGGAAATTTAAAGCGATAGGACAGCAGGACTCCAACAGGGGCCCAAAATGCTAGAGACCTAGGGGCATAGGACCAAAGAGAGGGCAAGCTCCAGCCGAACCAAAAGAATAGTCCTGCGGACACGCCAGGGAACCCAGCACAGGGTCCCACCCCTGGATAGCCCTCTAGCCCCAGACAAGCAGCCCACCANNNNNNNNNNNNNNNNNNNNNNNNNNNAGGCACGaaccagggccccccaagggagaCTCGCTCCATGCACCCATCCACCCATATAGTTTAATATCACTAGAGATGGCACGCAGGCATGTTACTattgtccaagatacgtaaagagcgaCACCATATTGGACTggtataaaacaataaaacatgactTAGCtgacacagtaaaatgaccataacaTGATTCATTTTGGTCAGattctaaaaaggaaaaaactctgatcaacagaaaaataattcccaggtcatggtagtaatgtttttgtacaatgtgcaacaaatgaacgacatttcaaactttttttataaataggttATTATATAGGAAATACAATGCATATCTGATACATGGTTGAGGTcttattcaaatctacacacagactaacatttacacaaactgttagactcctcGGTCTGTGTTTATTAACAAATCTGTGGGTAGCCGACGTCACCATAGACCGCTAGCGCCTGTTGTAAATGGGCCGGCCCGCGCCTGGATCAGGGCGACACGGTCTGATCCGACTGAGAATAGTGCAGCCTGGTCGACAGCCACGCCGGTCCTGATGGTCCCGCAGACGGAAGAGAGGGCTCAGTGAGCACTTCATCCACAGCCCCGGAGTGACGAGGTCCGGGTGGCACACGCTTTAAAGCCTGCAGCGGCCGGGATTTCTTATTGAACTGGAGCCGGTGGCGATGATGCAACGCCGCGGGGTAAATTCATCCAGCGGGGGCATCAATGCTAGGCTGGGGGCTCCTGctctacaagtggatcccacGCAGCCTTGATCAGAAGGACTCGGGCACCAGCGTGACAGCGAGCAGGCAGTCTTTCATAGGACACATTACCCGGTCCGCCCACTGGACGGAGATTCAGCGCGGATGGACTCTTcactactgaggaaatcctgattagtttatttttctccacttagtTATCCAATTACCAGGAGGTCGTCTGGTCTtatctgaggtctaacacacatacaaataccacgatcatcctccataaaactaAAAGATCGGGGGTCCTTCCAGGAAAAGGTGGAAAGagtgtgaagtctaaagctgtcattgactttgaatagactacaagatcagcctaaaagTTCATTAtcgagagtaaactcactcagatcttgtcaaaatgttttctagaagttttcctttatcagctgacagcaataatttactagtgaaaagtcacattctagtttttccagatctgtttgtacaattgtaacacatgagtaaacagacatctataccattccaatatggcgtctgactttgcgtacgcaacaagctagcatgtcatctctagtgatataaCTCATTGGATAAACCCACCCCGCAGGGGTCCAGGTGAGAGCAAGGCAGAGACCACCCATCCCTACCAAGGAGGAGAACATCCAAGGGAAATGGTGTCCCCGAAGAGTGTTGTAAACATGACCTGACTAGGCTCACCCACTTTTGGAATTTTGAAGAGGCTCAGTGCCCGAGGGCAAAGACCAGAACCAGCACCACAGGGACACAGGCTCAGATTCATAGTCAGAGTCATCCCCTTTCCTGCGTGAAGAGAGGGTCTCCAGGCCCAGGTAGGGGATAGGAACAGAAGATTAGAGGTCCCACCTTCCtcgttttgtgtgtgtgtgagaaaaaagttaaaatgcaaGCGTACTAGTCATTAGGCCATGGGAGATAACTGGAACTCCAGTagtgttttagccattttattCAAGCATAAGGACGTTTTTTTGATGTCTGTATTTAACACAATGAGATGGCactttgaacgggctagaacagcATTTTGGACGCACATTTGTAtgcgataaaactctgctttttacacccgtctatggacaacttcagactatgatagtacagacttaACAGCAATTTTCTGAcagtaattatcacagttctcagagtcagtgaatacTTTatgactgaagttaccaccctcattgattttgattggtccttcgtgttagccccgccccaacgggGACAAAcgttttgaagctgaaattttcagatttgaaaaagaaaagaaaatatttgagagtaagaaaaaaaaatttggaactgaaaaaaattttgaaaatgaaattttgagttttgaaacctaaaaaaaacaaacatttgaagctgaaaataattaagttgatttttgaatagcaaaaagttttggacttCTAAAATTTGTTTTGCCAAacaccaatttatttttttaaatgttttatttgggttttaaatatttatggccccaaaatagATCCTCTAGTTCTGGCGAactatcgcgatatttcaactCACTAACGATTAGCAGTCCTCTCTTTCACTAAATcggtttcttaaaataataccaaaaaagtccaccagggggcgcttcGCCTGAGCACGACAGTGAAATGTAAGGATGTCGAAGTGAAACCGTCATCTATTTTTACTGGACTGAtacgtttttagcccaaatgccaaaaaaaaaataatggcccgggttcagtgtgaacacagagCCCGTCTCATTTGCTGCTTTTCTGCGTGCAGCGGGACGAGGGACTCCTCGTCTGCTCTCACCACACACCTctgaaagatgaaaacacaCGTATGGCAGAGCGGCAGCGAGCAAAAAAGGTCCATGCTgcgtctgtatttttctaaagtagatgcagacagTGTGCTCTGTCTCCAACATAACTAAGACATGGATTGTAAGCGTGgtaacagcagtaacctgtccaaacaccgcgCTAAAATACATCAGATTCAAGCGGAGAAGTATGGAGCGTCTGACCGTCCAAATGAGACGTCTAGCACTGCTATTGATCCAAAAGGTGTGTATGCTAGCGCTACATATATGGAGCACGTGACtaagtgttgattatcaaagaaaagtgcaggaaattttaactgaaggaaatatataaatatggaTAACAGcaatgtaaaaaacaatgatcatataATAACAGGCTAAACATTCATCATTTtccataaataataataaattatctgacataaactgtaaaattaataaaaatacagcattatgattttttttatttccaaatttattgctcttttaattaagaaaacCATTTGATATACTCTGCATTTTAGTTCTTAACTAGAGTTTCGTTTTTTAGTTACCTTaatttggggtccagatgactccaaccacatattgatgtgattccttccatgacaaatgtggacaaaggtggacaggattttatgtctgccatggacattagtgaaactcaaaaatcaatgataaaaaaaaaagttcagcgcactgtcttgtggggtcgagatgaccccacttttaatgtaaacaaaccaaggagagcggaagggttaatcAGCCAAACGTTACACAGACGTGAATTAAATGAAGTGTGTGCACAGGTGCTGCACAATGTTTGTATCATACACATATATTATTATACAGTAAATTATGTGTTGGTGTGTTGGGGCGGGTCTCGTATCATGTGCATTCCTAGCATATGGACAGTGGAGGAGCATGAAAACAATTCACAAagaagagctgaatatttttttttaatgaatatgaTTTTTTATGGCATCATACATGGAGTATTTGCCGCAAAAtactatattatttttttgtttgttaggtGGGGACTCCTTCCCTCATAAGAGATGAATTTTCACTGGCTACTTCTGAAGCCCCTGCAGCTGGCTACCCGACAGTCCTTTAGCAGTATTATCTAAAATGACCAGTCCTGGtgtcaaacaaacatttataagggGAGATTTTAATTGCCATTTGAAGCCTATTGGTTcaggttctgctgctgctgcacgtGTCGCAGACCTTCTTGTCTCTGCGCATGCTCAAAGACACTGTAATCATTtgaaaataccccaaaaaagtCCCACATTTTAGATCTCCATTTTGAATTTTGCAGACATGCTTTGGTCTGCTCTGCCATGCTTGCAAAGTCAAAAATAATCACAAGATTTCTGTactattatgattatttttttttttattcaaatagacAACAATATTCAAAGTAACTGGAATTATTTAAGTAAACTGCTCTTCAGTCTAATTTTTCCATCTATAAAAACTTGACAGCTCTGATTGAAGAGTTAAATACTTCCAATCTCAGTGGCACATACAGTTTGTTAGTTGTTATACTTAAAATCCATCATTATTATGCAATTTAAGAGTGATGATTACATTTCCTAAAATGTATTCTTATTGTATTCTacagtatatatacatttttagggGTAATAATTGGTAATAATTGGGGTAATAATTGATGAAAAATTAAGCTGGAAGAAACACATAAActatattaataacaaaatatctaAATCTATATCTAaactatataaaataaaacatttttttaaaccagtcaTCATTAAAAACTTTGTACTCCTCATTTATTCTTCCCTACATGACTTATTGTGTGGAGGTGTGGGGAAGCACatacaaaacatctttaaattcagtctttcttcttcaaaaaaaagctataagaaTAATCACCAACTCTCCTTACACTGAACCAACAAATccactttttatcaaattaaaactgttgacattttttgacttgattgatttcaaaataatccaattcatgttcaaagtaaaaaccaaacaattccCAGAAAGTATCCAAAAGCTCTTCcagttaagagaaaataaatatacgCTAAGAGGTTCAAACATTTACGTCAAACTACCTGttagaacaaacattaaaatccaCTGCATCTCCACAAGGGGGTGCAGTTATGGAATAACTGTAGGGAAGATGTGAAAAGTTGTCAAAccttacataaattaaaaatattcatcaaatgtaatatttaataaatatgaagacaTTGGTAAAATATGTTGAATGTTGTATGAATATTAGTAAATATAAATGTCGTGATTGTTTTTCGCTGTTCTTTTCACTAATGAAATGTATTCTCTTTTTGTTCATGTAGCTCAATATAGTGAATGagaaattgtatatttaatttgggCTGAAAAAAGACCAAAGGGGCTTGGAGTTgataagctattagcttcatccaAAGCCCTTTTTCGAACTATGAACATCTCTTGTTGCATACAAGATTAATTGTGGGAAAAAATGCTTTGTTCTGCTTTGTTTCTTGTTAgtatgtttttgctcttttcatttttttttctgttttatggttgttcttgttcgaaaaaaaaattataaaaaataaaaaaaaaattggcaaactGCTAGTCTTGGATGTCATAAATATTCATACTCAGTTTTTTGGGAACCGAGTATTTGGATACTCGTAACAGCCCTACTTTATATATTCTGGAACAACTTTGTTCTTTGCATTTTCTTACTTTGCGGATGTCAAAGACAGCAGCCTCAGCTCTTTCGCTGTTGCGACAGGCCAGGATCACCCTCGCTCCTCTTTTAGCCAGATCCAGAGCTGTGGACTTGCCAATGCCAGTGTTGCTCCCTATGCAGGAAAGTAAATCAGACATATTAATATTGATTCTGGAGACTAGATTCAAGTAGatcacattcagaaaaaaaaaaatcgacatttttaattcaattattttctaAACCAGTTCTGTCCCTTTTagggtcacgggggtgctggagcctaacacGGCGACTAGTGGGCGAAGACAAGTaacaccccggacaggtcgtcagtctgtctcagggcctcagtcacacacccacacacactcacagtcacacctaggggcaatttagagcaagggtcaccaacctttttgaacctGGGGGCTACTTCGTGGTACTgggtcatacgaagggctaccagtttgaaataacacatttgcttAGTTATAGgtagttatacattattaataatgaataatgatcctCCTCTATATAAagactgatttctcaccataattattaaca encodes:
- the LOC112142086 gene encoding dehydrogenase/reductase SDR family member 13 isoform X1; translation: MSVFLCVAAGAVAFYIFIFYGVFRTKRCTSSVKLKGKTIVVTGSNTGIGKSTALDLAKRGARVILACRNSERAEAAVFDIRKESGNSQVVFMPMDLASFKSVRSFAETFLKTEPRLDILINNAGMMGPGRTGDGFGMAFGVNHLGHFLLTNLLLERLKQCSPSRVVTVSSLLHHLGRIDFSLLESTKDLVSGQSTWQNFQAYCNSKLCNVLFTRELANHLEGTGVTCFTLHPGVVYTELCRNISWWQQLLMIPIAKLFFLDTDGGSQTTLHCSLQDGIESFSGRYFSNCGVQHMGVKGRDDSLAKKLWEEVPAGCEKAKVTLGSIEK
- the LOC112142086 gene encoding dehydrogenase/reductase SDR family member 13 isoform X2, with product MSVFLCVAAGAVAFYIFIFYGVFRTKRCTSSVKLKGKTIVVTGSNTGIGKSTALDLAKRGARVILACRNSERAEAAVFDIRKESGNSQVVFMPMDLASFKSVRSFAETFLKTEPRLDILINNAGMMGPGRTGDGFGMAFGVNHLGHFLLTNLLLERLKQCSPSRVVTVSSLLHHLGRIDFSLLESTKDLVSGQSTWQNFQAYCNSKLCNVLFTRELANHLEGTGVTCFTLHPGVVYTELCRNISWWQQLLMIPIAKLFFLDTDGGSQTTLHCSLQDGIESFSGRYFSNCGVQHMGVKGRDDSLAKKLWEVSERFTGFRSRVSPNH